CATGAACCATATCTGCTGCAGACGGTTCTTGGAGTTCAATTCATCAGGGGCACCGGTGAGATCAACATCAAGACTTTCATCTACATAGCCTGCAACTTTTACGTAACCGCCCAGCGGCACCATTGCCAAACAGTACTCTGTGTCGGACACTTTGTTACGCGGAATTGAAAGGACCTTCTCAATGACAGGTTTCCACTCAAGTTTCCTGGCGTCAGTCCATTTGTAGAAAAATAGTTTGAATAGGAGACCTTCAGATGTAGGTGTAAATGAGATGAACCTGGGTGGATAACCAAGCGAAAAACGTTCAACTCTTACGCCGATGGAGCGTGCCGCCAGGAAGTGCCCTAGTTCATGGACAAAGATCAATATTCCTAAAACAAAAATCATTGCAAAAATTGTTGTCATACAGTTACAGCTTCCTTTGACTCTGATTCTACAAAACTCTTACCCCACCGTTCAAGTTCCACAAGATCATTCAGATCAGGATTTTCAATCCAATCATGCTCATTAAGTACTGATTCGTTGATTCTGGCAATCTGGGTGAATCCGATCTTGCCATCCAGAAAAAGTTTGACACTGTTGTCGTTTGCCACATTCAGCGCTGCAGTAGCTGTGCCGCTCTGCGAAAGTGCTTCATAAGCGAGACGGATGGAGGGAAACTTTGCCTGATCAGGCTTTTCAAAGGTGAGGTCTGACATGTTAGACGGATCGAAATCCACCCACCCAGCTTTAAGGCGATCAGGATAGGTCAACGCAAACTGGATAGGAATCTTCATGTCAGGTTGGCCCAATTGTGCCTTCACAGATCCATCAACAAATTCAACCATGCTGTGAACAATTGACTGAGGATGAATGACGATATCGATCTGTTCTTGTTCTAAACCGAAAAGCCAGTGAGCTTCAATCACCTCCAGACCTTTGTTCATCATGGTTGCGGAGTCGATAGTAATCTTCTTACCCATCTCCCAGTTAGGGTGATTGAGGGCCTCATCAACAGTAATGTCATAGAATTGGTTCAGAGGCTTTGTCCTGAACGGCCCACCGGAGCCGGTAAGAATCAGACGTTTGACATCAGAAATTTCCTCGCCCAATAGGCACTGCCAAATTGCGCTGTGTTCGCTGTCCACCGGAAAAAGGTTCGCTCCCGTTTTATCCATAATTCTCCGGATCAAACCACCAGCCATGACAAGGCTCTCCTTGTTGCTGAGTGCCACATCTACACCTACTTCTAGGGCTCTCACCGTGGGCTCCATACCGGTACTACCCACCAGCGCATTAAGGCAGATGTCTACATTGTTTCTAGAAGCGAGTTCGAGAAGTCCTTCACGACCGGTCAAGACTTTAATGGATGTCTGAGCTAAGCCTTCAATGACTGTTTTCGCACTATTTTCATCTGCAATGGTCACAACCTCAGGCTGAAAATTCAGTGCCTGCTCCATCAGCTTTTCGGCATTGCTGTGTGCAGAGAGGTACTTCACAGAGAAGTACCCGGTGTGATGCTCCACTACCTTAAGTGCATTCACACCAATTGAGCCTGTAGAACCCAATATTCCCACTGAACGTTCCATCAGTTTATTACTGTCCCTAAGCTTAACACAACACTTGCACTCTGCCCGCTCAAACTCACTTTCAGGCCGCTAATGAGTCCACCAAAAGGGTATTCAACTCCTCCCGAAAAAGTATTAGCCTG
The window above is part of the Candidatus Neomarinimicrobiota bacterium genome. Proteins encoded here:
- a CDS encoding 1-deoxy-D-xylulose-5-phosphate reductoisomerase translates to MERSVGILGSTGSIGVNALKVVEHHTGYFSVKYLSAHSNAEKLMEQALNFQPEVVTIADENSAKTVIEGLAQTSIKVLTGREGLLELASRNNVDICLNALVGSTGMEPTVRALEVGVDVALSNKESLVMAGGLIRRIMDKTGANLFPVDSEHSAIWQCLLGEEISDVKRLILTGSGGPFRTKPLNQFYDITVDEALNHPNWEMGKKITIDSATMMNKGLEVIEAHWLFGLEQEQIDIVIHPQSIVHSMVEFVDGSVKAQLGQPDMKIPIQFALTYPDRLKAGWVDFDPSNMSDLTFEKPDQAKFPSIRLAYEALSQSGTATAALNVANDNSVKLFLDGKIGFTQIARINESVLNEHDWIENPDLNDLVELERWGKSFVESESKEAVTV